A segment of the Macrobrachium nipponense isolate FS-2020 chromosome 1, ASM1510439v2, whole genome shotgun sequence genome:
AACAATAGGTAAGGATCTAAGTATGATTAATTTtatcttgaaaattattattattttttatgatcaGTTTTAACTGAATATCTTGTTGATTTATCttgatatttagtcttttagCTCCTCTGCTTTGATTTTTCAGCAATAAGTATgtttatgataaaaacaaaaattagcactaattattagttattcagaGTCTTTATGCGCAGAGGTTTAATGCATGAATTGGTGTCTGTTTTACAGACGACGATTTTCTCTTGAAGTGCAAACCCAGCAGAGTACTTAAAAAAGACAAGCTTGGTAGCTTTGTCTCTCAGCCGTTGACCCCACAGTCATGGCAGCTGCATGGCCATTCCTTTCATCATCATAAAAGACTCATTGGATCAGAACTTTATGGTAACAGTAATACTTTTAGCAACAATATACTAAAAAGGGAAGCAACTTTAGGTTACAGGAATCTAATTTTGAAGCCAGTAGGAAGTGTTATCAACCGAGGTGGGTTTGGAGTCGTTAAACTTGGACATTTTAAAGGTatgatttagttttgtttttcgtAATGATTCACTGCATATCGTAGTTTGCATTCTTTAATGTTAGTGGTGTTTTGATTCAAGGAAAGTGTGTAGCTGTAAAAGTACTTAAAGGAAAGCGATCAGCACAGTCGGCAGTGAAAGAAGCACTGCTTTTGAAGATCCGGCCACAAGCTCATATAAATTCTACCTATGCTGTCGTAACATCATCTGCTTCAAAGGGTTTTGCTAATATCTTTTGGTCCAGAATTATTGAGAGTTCTGAGGTGTGTTACTTGAAATTGTTGATcagactttttttcattattaaagtaTTTTGCATGCAGAAGAGGTACTACTAACTGTATTGTATGATTGATTTGATCAGTATTTTTAAAGGTTGTACATACATTCTTACTGTTTCATGAAAGTGCCActtgttttcataaaattttatatgcTGATGTATCTGTTTTGACCATATATGAATTTAGAAACCggatatgttttccttttttcattgttGGTTTAGTGTGCAGTAATTAGGATTAGCAGAAAATTAATGTACTACAAGCACTCCTCCACATTGGAAAATGTTATGCCCAAAGAGGCATTATTAATTTTAAGTCCAGTGTTCTTTTACTTTTCAAATAGTATGATTATCAAGCATAGGGTATTATGCCTTAGTCAAAGAGGTTTTTTTATGAGGTTCAGTATTTAAATCCTTGGTTAAGCTTTTATGCACAGGCATGTCTTAAATTTCAAACAATGCTAACAAACAATGTATCCTTGAGTGAAAGATTAGTCAATAGTTAGTATTTAAACGATTATTCATATGGAGCTTACATTTCGCACTTCAGATTCAACTCCAAATACCATAGAAAATGGATAATTaatacaatacaggcagtccccagttatcggcggactTGGTTATTGGCAATGTGGTTCCATGGCACTTGTCTAGATCTGTAAACCGGCAATTTTTGGCACCATAATGCGCTGATTTCTGGTTATTGATGCCTATGCATATTGAACAGaagtgccattaaccagttatggTGCTTATAAGCCCCAAAATCGCTGAAAATCACTGATATTGGTGATTTTAGCTATCAAGCCATCAGAAATGAACACCCTCCAATAACCCAAGACTGCCTGTATTGACAAACATGTTTTGGGACCACtattagttccacgttggccgagtgcatttcgaaCTCAGTTACAAACCTGGTGGtcggaagttcgattctcggctcggccaacgcggaaaccagaggaatttatttctggtgatagaaattgatttctcgatacaatgtggttcagatcccacaataagctgtaggtcccgttgctaggtaaccaatttgttcctagtcacataaaaatatctaatccttcgggccagccctaggagagctgttaatcagctcagtgatctggtaaaactaagatatacttaactggaTCACTATTTGCTCACTTTCTATCAAgtagtacatatatagtatattccttTTGCAGGAAGACATTGTGCCTTTGAAGAGTGTGTCATCACTTttcggtttaccaatcgaagatGCCACATCCTTTCATGAGAATCAAGATTGCAATGGAGCCATAGAATGGGCTTGGGTGGTGAATGAGCTTTGTGCACCTCACACACTTCTCACACTTATCAATGATCCTAATATTATTCTCACTGCTAGAGATAAAGTAAGGTAATGCTCATCAGTTATATACTgtgattagttttttttgttgCAGAGTAATGTAATAGGATAGACCAGAAGCAACTTTAAACTAGTTGCTTGCATTATGTACAAGTTCATTCAATGCAAGTACATGTCCAATAAATACTTTGTTTGATCACAGCACTAACTTATCATATAGAGCCCTCATTTGCTGTCTAAGTCACCAGACACTTCAAAATTATGCAGAGATCCTCTTGACCCATTGGTAGATAGTAGTTAGAATTCTCATTACGTGTATCAaaatccacccccaccccccagttTGTGTATTGGCTGTTTGGAAAAAGCTTCCTTCATTAGCAttcaattttcctctttttttttacttttcttgtaATCTGAAATCAGATTTACTGTTTAACAGTAGCAATTAGTTTATCTTTTCTTACATATTATAATGAAAACCagtgttaagggggccggccggaacccttatatgtATATGGTGGTATAGAGCGAAAAAtccaaagtcatgaaaaaattcatggagcttcatatggtaattgagaatacgtatacaaaatattttgtcaaaattcctcttacttttgtagttacagggtaattagtaaacataactcaataagcccaaaacattcatccgtacaagtaaatgcaatatttcttctgttatcgtaaattttgataataattgtcaaagaaattgtgagaaatggcatctgtagagattctgtGGGTCGCAGAGGGAAGTATCAAGTTCAACCATGATCAGTAGGAGCACAGACTTCAAGTTAGAccacacgttcgagtttcacctctgacattcgcttgctattacatatgcttatctatgtttgggcaagaatttcatcatgccaatgaggaaaagacaaggaaaaacatcttgctaacataatgatgaagaaaatttgctctaatatgattacagaatatcataatatatgtgatattagagtaagtagtgaagagagagggggagggttgCGAAGTAAGTAAACGCGCCCTTCTTGCCtcaagcacacgtcacactgtccccccgGCTACGatctatgagcaaagggatcttaatttatgataaataacatagttttggttcattaatacccaaaaaggaatatgaaattcataataaccaTGATTTATTagcattgtctttgtaaaaagagagtacaacttcgaatttcacctcttgacattctcttgcatttacgtttgtttatttttgtttcggcaagaatttcatcatgccaaaacggaaaatactaggaaaacatctaggtaacatacagaagaagaaaattcgctgtaataagccgagttagtgaaggagagagagagagttgcgtaggaaggagtgccccgtcttgcctgacgcagtgccccaagctacgatatgtgagcaagggatcatcatttatgattaaattatgataaataaaatagttttggtttattgatacacagaaaagaaatataaaccatttcataataatcattattataaaacattgtcgttataaaaatacgaagaaaaaactTTGAACGGCCATACTcaaaaactatagttattgaccttcaaaatctatcttctcacttagttttaaagctataacattggatttggtatataactcagaaagaccgttacagaacaatcaaatgaagcccttttttccaatttttgtttcgtctttttaattttattttcctaatttatagggtttatttttttaccataatgaaaaattcatatctagcaaaaaaatgacttttagaaaaaaactgatTTGactagtaatcccaggtcttaatatttaatatcaagggaggagatagaatttgaaaaattgttattttcgggataattgccctggcgtcacaaaaccgaaggtcagaggggAAAATCAATATGCGGTTTGGAgagtcccaagtcaccttattaaatgttatgaatatcaaagtcctgtccttaaagaatggcattagccggccagcccccttaaagGCTTTTGTTCAACCAGCTATATGTAAGTGTCTTGGCTCATTAATTTGCAGTGTTTTATGTGAATTTTGTTCTTCTTGCTttggtaattttattttgtattcatatAGTATGTCCTTGCTTactatgtatgcaacttaccaagtaattacatagctataatttcACTTATctgtcggcagctagaattttgaaatttgtgATAGTGCTACCATTTTGTTCTGGTGAAGCGACCACCTCACCCACTACTGGGATAGCGAGGAACCAACCCAGTAAATCAAATCAGTTGCGTTCTCCCAACTTATGACCATAACAGTGGTTACCAGCAGTGGAATTTTTTGAACCTGGTAGAATCTTCTAAGTCAATGTCTCTtgcatttggtgaagtactcttaccTTTGGTAGCCGAGCCGTTTTGGGATTGATTAGCTATTATCAGGAATCCAGTACGTATTTCACTTTGACTTGGTTTTGTCTCAATTTAGGCTTAGACTTTATTTACATTAGTAGCCAGCGATGTCTGATACTATACACAAAGCATaaggtattgcagcaaaggctgtaaAGCTAGGCTAATTAAAGCTTGGTTGTGACCCCCGCATTCTAATTTGTAACGGTTTTCAGAGTTGGGAGGATAAGGTGTGGAAGACTAAACTCTCATATGAATGAGCTTTAAGGAGATAAAAAGAGGAAAGCAGCTGTTATGGCTAGTTGTAGGTCACTTGTTCCCTTGTCTCAAGTTTTACAAAACTCCAAATCCTAACCTTAGCCTGGCTCCCTTGCACCCAAACCCGATCCCATTGCTTAGCCTCGAATTGTgagtagatcagaaattttctatGCTGTTGCAGACCATGGAACAATTGGGAGCTTCAGTCAAAGTTCTCATGGATAAGGTAGGCAAAATTGATGAAAGTGTTAGTGCAAGTaccagtgcagtggaggaggtggttgccTCGTCCCagtgattctcctaggcaaaggtccctgtcatcCTCCACTAAACCTGGGAGGGGCCCTACTGGTGGGAGCCCCAAGGGGGGGTCATggggtctgcccacaggtagtcACCCCCCCTTGGTTGATCCTGTTGTAGTATCCCAGGTCTCGACAGAGTGCCGCTGGGAATGGCATCTCTAAGGAAGTGTCTTGTCTCTTGTCTTTCCTTGAGTGTGTCTAGCGCAGAAGAATTGATAGGCCAGCACCAGTGGCGCTTTGCAGATGAATTTCGTCCATTGAAAAGACGAGTGAGGTACAGATTTGCTTTTCCTGTGCCTTCCAAGAAAGACCTTTGATCTTCCTACTAAGCAATGCCCGTCATGTAGTTTCGTGGGACGGTCCCGAAACGTTTTTCCCAGGAAGTTCATGTTGGGGAAGGACAGTCTATGCCCAGAAAATCTTCTTAGATCAATCTAGTTTTGTACCATTGAGTGTTCCTACACTGAGGACAGTATCTAGTGTTCATTGATTCCAGGTACTCCTGCTTCTTGCTCGTCATCTGTACTTAAGGTTTCTGAGTCCGTGAGGCTCAGAGTAATGTGTTTGTGTCTGCCCTAGAAGAAGCTCCTGTATCAGCGTCAGATTATCCAGTGCCTGCTGAACTTTCTtctaggcctaagaagtgccgtgcacctgagTGTCTGTCAGTGTCTGTGCATTCATTGGCTTCTAGTCTCCAAGAGACTGAGGCGCCCATCAGTGCATATGTTAGGGGGCTGGACTCACTTATAATTTAAGTGTCCGTACACAGTCCTCGGTTGGTAATTGAATGGTTTGCAAATGCAAACAGCAGTGTGTCTGGAGAtgttttaaaaatctctctctctctctgcaggcaggTTAGGGATACTCTTCAATTTCTTCTCTTCATCTTAGCACAATAGAAGGATGTCAGGAAAACACAGAAGTTAACCAAAAATAAGTATATTTTCTGAGTAGGTTACATCTTGAGATATACTTTTCAGAAGAGAGTGGTAATGCTTCCTAgagagttggaggacgaagaaGTGAAGTATTACAAAGTAATATACAGTGGAAATAGTTTTACAAACCTAAACAGACATACATGTGCAACGAACAAACACCTCGTTTTAGGTTAAGTTGAT
Coding sequences within it:
- the LOC135220068 gene encoding uncharacterized protein LOC135220068, with product MVSPFSVDSTDSTVSLEPASTSQYAAPSQVGGTHYFRCFGVWIGQAATLQRVGVEGSLSWSEGIPGEDDDFLLKCKPSRVLKKDKLGSFVSQPLTPQSWQLHGHSFHHHKRLIGSELYGNSNTFSNNILKREATLGYRNLILKPVGSVINRGGFGVVKLGHFKGKCVAVKVLKGKRSAQSAVKEALLLKIRPQAHINSTYAVVTSSASKGFANIFWSRIIESSEEDIVPLKSVSSLFGLPIEDATSFHENQDCNGAIEWAWVVNELCAPHTLLTLINDPNIILTARDKVRFIGEIANGLAYLHSQDIVHLDVKPANYTSVTNWSCQALDLTDILAQYVLDPPVILGNIMSTRTY